In Callospermophilus lateralis isolate mCalLat2 chromosome 4, mCalLat2.hap1, whole genome shotgun sequence, one genomic interval encodes:
- the LOC143398376 gene encoding uncharacterized protein LOC143398376 — protein MLVVLLTLALLALNPAPSSSEGYEVEKQKGHQQPQGAPNGEFRPRPPAGNKNHQEDPQQGPPQQGGQQQQPNGPPHPGNQQGPPQQGGQQQQPNGPPQPGNQQGPPQQGGQQQQQQQQKPNGPPQPGNQQGPPQQGGQQQQQQQKPNGPPNPGNQQGPPQQGGQQQQQQQQKPNGPPQPGNQQGPPQQGGQQHQQQQQKPNGPPQPGNQQGPPQQGGQQQQQQQKPNGPPSPGNQQGPPQQGGQQQQKPNGPPQPGNQQGPPQQGSQQRHRRSPRPGNHQGPPQQGGQQQQQQQQKPNGPPQPGNQQGPPQQGGQQQQQQQKPNGPPSPGNQQGPPQQGGQQQQKPNGPPQPGNQQGPPQQGSQQRHRRSPRPGNHQGPPQQGGQQQQQQQQKPNGPPQPGNQQGPPQQGDQQQQQQQKPNGPPQPGNQQGPPQQGGQQPQQKPNGPPQPGNQQGPPQQGGQQQQPNGPPQPGNQQGPPQQGGQQQQQKPNGPPQPGNQQGPPQQGGQQQQQQQPNGPPQPGNQQGPPQQGGQQQQQQKPNGPPRPGNQQGPPQQ, from the exons ATGCTGGTGGTCCTGCTCACACTGGCCTTGCTGGCCCTGAACCCAGCTCCGAGCTCCAGTGAAG GTTATGAGGTAGAAAAACAGAAAGGGCACCAGCAGCCTCAGGGAGCCCCTAATGGAGAATTCAGACCTCGACCCCCTGCGGGTAATAAAAACCATCAGGAAGATCCTCAGCAGGGCCCACCTCAACAAGGAGGCCAGCAGCAGCAGCCAAATGGACCCCCTCATCCTGGAAACCAGCAGGGACCACCCCAACAAGGAGGCCAGCAGCAACAGCCAAACGGCCCCCCTCAACCTGGAAACCAGCAGGGACCACCACAACAAGGaggacagcagcagcagcagcagcagcagaagccAAATGGCCCCCCTCAACCTGGAAACCAGCAGGGACCACCCCAACAAGGAGgccagcagcaacagcagcagcagaagcCAAATGGCCCCCCTAATCCTGGAAACCAGCAGGGACCACCCCAACAAGgaggccagcagcagcagcagcaacagcagaaGCCAAATGGCCCCCCTCAACCTGGAAACCAGCAGGGACCACCACAACAAGGAGGACAGCAgcatcagcagcagcagcagaagccAAATGGCCCCCCTCAACCTGGAAACCAGCAGGGACCACCCCAACAAGGAGgccagcagcaacagcagcagcagaagcCAAATGGCCCCCCTAGTCCTGGAAACCAGCAGGGACCACCCCAACAAGGAGGCCAGCAGCAGCAAAAGCCAAATGGCCCCCCTCAACCTGGAAACCAGCAGGGACCACCACAACAAGGAAGCCAGCAGCGTCATCGTCGCTCTCCTCGTCCTGGAAACCATCAGGGACCACCCCAACAAGgaggccagcagcagcagcagcaacagcagaaGCCAAATGGCCCCCCTCAACCTGGAAACCAGCAGGGACCACCCCAACAAGGAGgccagcagcaacagcagcagcagaagcCAAATGGCCCCCCTAGTCCTGGAAACCAGCAGGGACCACCCCAACAAGGAGGCCAGCAGCAGCAAAAGCCAAATGGCCCCCCTCAACCTGGAAACCAGCAGGGACCACCACAACAAGGAAGCCAGCAGCGTCATCGTCGCTCTCCTCGTCCTGGAAACCATCAGGGACCACCCCAACAAGgaggccagcagcagcagcagcaacagcagaaGCCAAATGGCCCCCCTCAACCTGGAAACCAGCAGGGACCACCACAACAAGgagaccagcagcagcagcagcaacagaagCCAAATGGCCCCCCTCAACCTGGAAACCAGCAGGGACCACCCCAACAAGGAGGCCAGCAGCCGCAGCAGAAGCCTAATGGCCCCCCTCAACCTGGAAACCAGCAGGGACCACCCCAACAAGGAGGCCAGCAGCAACAGCCAAACGGCCCCCCTCAACCTGGAAACCAGCAGGGACCACCCCAACAAGgaggccagcagcagcagcagaagccAAATGGCCCCCCTCAACCTGGAAACCAACAGGGACCACCCCAACAAGgtggccagcagcagcagcagcagcagccaaaCGGCCCCCCTCAACCTGGAAACCAGCAGGGACCACCCCAACAAGgaggccagcagcagcagcagcaaaagCCAAATGGCCCTCCTCGTCCTGGTAACCAGCAGGGACCACCCCAACAATGA